From Solanum lycopersicum chromosome 8, SLM_r2.1, the proteins below share one genomic window:
- the LOC101263832 gene encoding probable serine/threonine-protein kinase PBL12 has product MTGERLSWKSMIPCCYKVDDEFVKSKKQVKKQTSFQRLTLLDFDDPSSPLSADELSNSFIGSSLINFTFTDLREVTHNFSSANFLGEGGFGPVYKGFVDDKVRPGLKAQVVAVKVLDTDGLQGHKEWLTEIIFLGQLRHPHLVKLIGYCWEDDNRLLVYEFLPRGSLENQLFGKFSITLSWSIRMKIALGAAKGLAFLHEGDKPVIYRDFKASNILIDSDYTAKLSDFGLAKDGPEGDDTHVSTRIMGTHGYAAPEYIMTGHLTTMSDVYSFGVVLLELLTGKRSLDKSRREGEHNLVEWLRPYLRDPKRIARVMDRRLEDEYPMKGAQTAALVAYKCLNHYPKPRPTMDDVVKILETLQDENNNIDTSISDPMITMTLSSDFSSGSEQNEDTAAPERNRNNKYLNNERNQGYGWKHRLNRQRMVASYSDTALYRRH; this is encoded by the exons ATGACTGGTGAGAGATTAAGCTGGAAATCAATGATTCCATGTTGTTACAAAGTGGATGATGAGTTTGTAAAATCTAAGAAACAGGTGAAGAAACAGACTTCATTCCAGAGGCTAACACTTTTAGACTTTGATGATCCAAGTTCACCGTTATCGGCTGATGAACTCTCTAATTCATTCATTGGATCAAGCCTAATAAACTTTACATTTACTGATCTTAGAGAGGTAACACATAATTTTTCTTCTGCTAATTTTCTTGGTGAAGGAGGATTTGGACCTGTGTACAAGGGATTCGTCGATGACAAAGTTAGACCTGGATTGAAAGCTCAGGTTGTGGCTGTTAAGGTGCTGGATACAGATGGTCTACAAGGTCACAAGGAATGGCTG ACAGAGATAATATTCCTGGGGCAATTGAGGCATCCACATCTGGTAAAATTGATTGGATACTGCTGGGAGGATGATAATAGACTTTTAGTCTATGAATTCTTGCCAAGAGGAAGCTTGGAGAATCAACTCTTTGGAA AATTTTCGATCACATTGTCGTGGTCCATAAGGATGAAGATAGCATTGGGAGCAGCAAAAGGTCTCGCGTTCCTTCATGAAGGAGACAAACCAGTCATATACAGGGACTTTAAGGCCTCAAACATCTTAATAGATTCA GATTACACTGCTAAACTTTCTGATTTTGGACTCGCAAAGGATGGGCCGGAAGGGGATGATACTCATGTTTCCACACGAATAATGGGAACACATGGCTATGCAGCCCCTGAATACATAATGACAG GTCATTTGACGACAATGAGTGATGTATACAGCTTTGGAGTAGTTCTGTTGGAACTGCTAACTGGTAAAAGGTCTTTGGATAAGTCGAGAAGAGAAGGAGAACATAATTTAGTTGAATGGTTAAGGCCTTATCTAAGAGATCCAAAGAGAATTGCTCGTGTGATGGATCGAAGACTTGAAGATGAATACCCTATGAAAGGGGCACAAACTGCAGCATTAGTAGCATACAAATGTTTAAATCACTATCCTAAGCCTAGGCCTACAATGGATGATGTAGTCAAGATTCTCGAAACTCTTCAAGATGAAAACAACAACATCGACACTTCAATCAGTGATCCAATGATAACGATGACATTGAGTAGTGATTTTAGCAGTGGAAGTGAGCAAAATGAGGATACTGCAGCACCAGAAAGGAATAGAAATAACAAGTACTTGAATAATGAGAGAAATCAAGGTTATGGCTGGAAACATCGACTCAATAGACAACGAATGGTGGCATCATACTCAGATACAGCTCTCTATCGAAGACATTGA